A stretch of DNA from Cygnus atratus isolate AKBS03 ecotype Queensland, Australia chromosome 6, CAtr_DNAZoo_HiC_assembly, whole genome shotgun sequence:
CGGCACAAACTCAGCTGGCCCTCAGGAAAGCTCTCAGGTGCGGGATAACGCAGGGACAGGCAAAAACGCATCGAACACCCACAGACGCAGGGGGTctgccaccccacagcccctgtGGAGCCACGGGGCGTCCTGGGGGACGGGacagcccccaccccagctccaAGCCACGCCAAGCCAAGCGTTCTGTCAGCACGGGCTGGGAAAGGATATCCGAGAGAAGAAGAGGTCCAGGTTCTCTATGTGGTGCCACGGAGCTGAGGGGAGAGAGACACGGTGAGAGAGCAAACCGGCACAGCCCCGGTCCCCCCTGACCCCAAACCCCTACCCCCGGTCCCCCctggcccccagcagccccacagcctcccACCCCCGGTCCCCTTGACCCCacagcagccccgcagccgcccATCCCCGTTCTCCCCGGCTCCAAACCCCCACCCCCGGTCCCCCCGTTCCCCCCGGCGCCCCCGTTCCCCCCCGGCTCACACTTGGCTCCCTCAGGGACGTGCACCAGGAGGTCTCCGCCGCCGGGCGGGGACTCCGTGGAGGAGCTCTCCAGCCGCTGGTACTGCGTCTCCAGCTGGGCCATGGCCGGGACCTCCCCCCCTCCGCCACCACCAccggccccctccccgggccCGCCCCGCGACTGACGGCCGCTCCGACCAGtggatggcggcggcggcggggctgagcccggcggcggccggtaggggaggagaaggatgtgacggagcggggcggcgctgccggcggagcggggcggaggCCGGGGCTTAGCGTGGCCGTCACCGGCGGGGGGGACCCCGGAGGGACCGTCCCGGGAGGGtcccggggggggtcccgggggggtcccggggggatGGCGGCGCCCCGCAGCCGCTCCGTTTTCCTCGCGGCCCAGGACGCCGCGCTCCTGCACGGGCTGTCCCTCGTCACCCGCTTCGCCGCGGCAGGGCACGGTGCGTGGGGCTCCCTGCGGGGGTCCCCGgtgtcctgctcctgcctggcagcCCGTAAAAGGTCCCGGAGCCCCTGGAGGCGCCGCACAGCCCCTTTGTGGTTCTTTCAGGgcaagctgctgccagccccggcGAGGAGAAGGGCGGCGGGGTGCCCGAGGTGCCCGAGGTGCCCGAGGGGATGTGGTGCTCAGCCTGCGCCCAGCGCTTCGGCAGCCGGGAGGAGCAGGTGAGGGGGGTCCGAGCACCCCGCAGGGCTGGTGGGTCGTGTCAGGTCTCTGGTGCGGGTGGTTGCTGCAGAGCACCGGGACCCTGCCGGCTGACccctcttttctctgcagatcGAGCACTACCGTCTCGACTGGCACCGCTTCAACCTGAAGCAGCGGCTCCTGGGGCGCCGGACGCTGCCGATGGAGGTGTTTGAGGAGAAAACCACCACTGGTAAGGAATGGAGATGCCCCCAGCAGGGCCCAGAGCCCGTCAGTGGCCTCTCTGGGGCTGTTCTGCCCAGGGACGAAGCTTTTAGCTCGCTGTGCTTGTTCACAGCTCTACTGTGCTGTCTTCAGGGGGCTTCTGGGggcccagcactgctcctgaGCCCTGCTGACTTGTCATGGCCAGGAGGTGGTCTACCTGAGCCCCTGCTGGTGCATATCTGGGGGTCCAGAGCCCCAGACGCCTATTTCCCCTGCCCACAGCCTCCTTGTGATATGTAGGGTATTGCACAAGACACGTTAGGGCTGTGGGCAGGTCCTTAGAGCCAAAGTTTTGGGGAGGCTGTTTGTTAATCTTTGTCTGGCCCAGCTgtcctattttcttttccttacaggTGATATTTCCAGCATCTCAGGGTCTGATTCAGAGAGCTCTGATGCAAGCAGCGAGTCAGaactgcagccccctgccagcagcagccccgggacCCCCCAGCTGCCCCGCTCCCACAAGGTGCTGCTCCGCAACGCAAGCGGACAGCTCATCTCTGCCTACCGCTGCGTGCTGAGCACTGGGAAGGCAAGTCACAGTCCTGCTTGTTGGGAGAGGGAACGGAGAGAAGAGGGGGAGCACTGGGGCGTGGATACCTGCCTGAAAGTCCCTGGTGTCCCTTTGTGGGAGGGGTGGGTTCTGGTGCCAGGTCAGAGCCCCAGGCTTGCTGTAGACGAGATGCTCCCAGGAGTGTGTCTGGGGTTATGCATGTATCAGCAGGGGGACTGGCCTCTGTcctgggggacagcaggggacagCAAGGTGATCCCATAGGTGCTAGCAGGAGTGTCTGTCTCAGGGTGGCAGTGAGGAGCCAGAGGAGTTGACAGCGTCACTGCAGAGCCTCAGCACAAACACGTGCTGGGTTGTGCTGATGATGGGTGGCGGGCACTTCGCAGGAGCTGTGTTCCGGGGGTGAGTACAGGGGTACAGGGCTGGGGTTGCCCCTCTGGACAGAGACAAGTGGGTCCGGGTGTTGAAGGGGCCCTTCCCTGAAGGCCAGCACCTCCTTACTCCTCCATCACAGTGCTTACCACACCCTGggcaccagcagctcctcctcttctctcGAGGGCTGGCTAACCCCAGTTGCACTGCAGGAGAAATGTTAATCTTTGGGGCCCCAGGGGGAAAACAACTAATCTTCCAGGGTCCCAGGGAGCATCAGctctcctcttctctgtgcACAGATCCCATTGCTTATTTCTGCCCctctctgcagcccccaggtgcAGGAACACAAGACCTTCCACCGCTACACAGTGCGAGCCCGGCGGGGCACAGCCCAGAGCCTCCGGGACGCCCAGACCCCAGGGTCAGCACCCAGGTCGGCCGGAGCCTCCCTGCGGCGTTACAACGAGGCCGCGCTGCTCAAGGTGGGGAAGGATTGCAGCCCTGAGCTTTTGGCAGAGAGAGGTGGTCGTGGCCAGCTCTGTGTGAGGGTGCCGTGCCACTGCCGGAGGTCGTGTGCGGGCTGTGAGCTCCACAAGGGGGGTCAGGGCCCAACTCGGGCTTCTCTGTCCTGGGTTTGTGCCTGTTCCAGAGCTGCCTATGCCCACGCTGTGTGCTTACGACCCCACGGTGCCTCCCCTTCCTACACAGGACATTCAGGACCTGCTGACAGCCTGGGCACATCACCTGAAGGAGGCTCAGCGCATCTTTCTCCGGGCCCCCCGTCACAACCGGGCGCTGCTCTTTGGCGGCAGGAACCCCCTGCTCAGCCAGGGCGACCCCCGCATCTGCCACATCCCCCTCAGCACCCGCAGGGCCACCCTGCGGGAGGTGCTGCGAGTTCACACCGCGCTGGCCAGCCTGCAGGTGTACGGTGAGTCGGCCCGGCCCCGGTGGTCAGAGCAGCTGGGGTACCGTGGTCCCTATTGTGACCCTGTGTGCGTTACGGGGTGCTGCCCCGCGGGGTGGAGGTGCCAGCTCTCCTGCCCTCTGTCCCCGTGGACACGGGGTGCACCCTGTCCACGGGGCAATGACAGGAGCACCCTTACTACCCAGGGAAGGACACGCCACTGGAGGACATCGTCGGGTCCCCCCGGAAAGGGTGGCAGAAGCGGCAGCGGACAGCCGAAACGGATCCCCTGCAAAAGGACGCAAGTGGTGAGTTGAGCTACAAAGGGTGACGTGGCTCTGAGCAAGCAGGGGAGTCTGGTGTGAGGGCCAACGGGTTTGCATCCCTGCAACGGGTCCTCTGCGGAGAGTGGCCTTGTGCTGGGCAGAAGGGGAAGGTGTGCCTGGCTGGGAGTCCCAAATGATTCATGCTCTGTGTGGGGCTTCAGCCCTTGTCCTTTCACCCCCCTCAGCCCCagaggatgaggaagaagaggaggaagagagccCCGCAGGGGAACTGGAGACTGTGGAAGTGACTCTGGGGACCTTAGACCTCCGGGAGTTCGAAGTGATGCCCAAGCGAAACCGCAAAcggaggaagaagaggaacaAGAAAGTGGAGAATGGTGAGGGGGGAGAACTGTGCCTGGGGTGCAGGCTGGGCTGTGGCCCTTTCCCTCACCACTCTCTCCCTGTGCAGGGCCCCACGCTGAAGAGACGGGATGCTCTGATACCCAGGGTGGGCAGCCAGGCCcggagctggtggcagagctgcaggaagaggctggggctgaggccCTTCCCTGGGCTGGAGGTGAGTGGGGTCTGGAGCTGGGCACCTGCCCCGTGTGCTGGGGCCTTTGCGGCAGCACAAAGAACAAGTTGTTGTGCTGGGTGCCGGGGTCGCTGTAGTGCAGCCACATGCCTTCGAGTGAGCAGAGCAGCAATCATCCCAGCAGAAACAACACGGCTTGGATGGGATTTGAGAGCAGCAGGCGTCCGTACTGTGACAGCAGGCCTGAGATGTTGCAGGTCAGCAGCTGGCCAGTCCCCTGCAGAGAGTACAAGCTGATGGGAGAAGGGAAAGTACCCAGGGACACCAGGTCCATTCCCCTGGTTCCTGCTTTGTGAGGCAGGCAGCACCTGGCTAAGTCAGGTGTATGGGGTCGGGGTAGGTCTCATCTCAGCAGAGAGCATGGCTGCTGTCAACAGCGCCGTGGTGCCCTGTCACAGATGCTGAAGGTGTGGAGATCCTGCAGTGCCCAAATCCAGCTATCGGGATGATACATTAAACAGCACTGTATTGGTTTTCTGGTCAGACCTGAGCACTGCTCTACCCTGGCAGCCAAACAGCCCTGTAGCATCAGACTCCTCTCCCGTTCCTCCCTCACAGGAGACCCGCAGACCCAGCTCCGCGATACCCTGTTCACAGCCTGCAAGAcaggggatgtggggacacTACAGCACCTCCTAGGCGTGCCAGAGAACAGGGGCCCCCTGGAGGACAGCAAGGACGGGGAGGATGCACAGCACCTGGATCTGCCTCGCTCCTTGCTCAACCAGCCCTTGGACGAGCACGGCTTCACCCTGCTTCACGTGGCCGCACGTGCGGGGAAGGCTGAGGCTGTGCgcctgctgctggaagcaggggcCGACCCTGCGCTCAGGTATGGCCGCAGggcacagcccctgctgggGGAGCACAGCTACTCCTGTCTCTGCCACTAGAGGCTGATGCCAGCCTTGTTGGGCAGCCTGCTGTCTCCCAGCCAGGACGTCTGGGTTTATTTCTAGGCAGCTCAGAGGGCTGGGCTAAAATTGGCCTTTGCGGTGTGTTTTGAGATGAAAGGAGGAGAGGATGGGGGAAGACTGTGGTGTAGGGACATGCAGCCTTCCCCGTCTTGGCTGCGAGACGCTGGCCTGCTGTACCCGTTGGACACCTTCAGCGAGTCGCTGTGCTCAGCCCAGTGAGCAATAGGCAAGGAGATcgcagggctgagctgctctccCTGATTTTGCAGAGACCGTCAGGAGAGGACCCCCTACTGTGTCTCTGCTGACAAACCGACCCGCAACACCTTCCGCAAATTCATGGTGGACCATCCAGACAAGTACGACTACAGCCGTGCCAAGGTGCGTGCCTGCCCTCGCCCTCTGGGGGACCCAGAGCAAAGTGTCCTGTTCTTACCCACTCGTGCTTTTGCTCCCGGCTCCGTGGGAGCTGCTGACTTGCCCCAACCCATGCTGTCCTCAGGTGCCAGGGCCCCTGACCCTGGAGATGGAGGCcaaaaagctggagaaaaagcGGGCACAGAAAGCCCAGCggaagcagagggagcaggCACAGCGGGAGGAGCGGCAGcgctgggagcaggaggagggggagaagcaGCGGTTTGCAGCCCTGTCCGACAGGGAGAAGGTGATGCCTGGCACAGGGAAGGGGATCCAGCCTGGATGGGGCTGTGCTGATGCTGTGGGATCCAACGCAGCGGCTCTTGCAGGTCTGACCTATCTTCTCTGC
This window harbors:
- the ANKZF1 gene encoding ankyrin repeat and zinc finger domain-containing protein 1 isoform X1, producing the protein MAAPRSRSVFLAAQDAALLHGLSLVTRFAAAGHGQAAASPGEEKGGGVPEVPEVPEGMWCSACAQRFGSREEQIEHYRLDWHRFNLKQRLLGRRTLPMEVFEEKTTTGDISSISGSDSESSDASSESELQPPASSSPGTPQLPRSHKVLLRNASGQLISAYRCVLSTGKGGSEEPEELTASLQSLSTNTCWVVLMMGGGHFAGAVFRGPQVQEHKTFHRYTVRARRGTAQSLRDAQTPGSAPRSAGASLRRYNEAALLKDIQDLLTAWAHHLKEAQRIFLRAPRHNRALLFGGRNPLLSQGDPRICHIPLSTRRATLREVLRVHTALASLQVYGKDTPLEDIVGSPRKGWQKRQRTAETDPLQKDASALVLSPPSAPEDEEEEEEESPAGELETVEVTLGTLDLREFEVMPKRNRKRRKKRNKKVENGPHAEETGCSDTQGGQPGPELVAELQEEAGAEALPWAGGDPQTQLRDTLFTACKTGDVGTLQHLLGVPENRGPLEDSKDGEDAQHLDLPRSLLNQPLDEHGFTLLHVAARAGKAEAVRLLLEAGADPALRDRQERTPYCVSADKPTRNTFRKFMVDHPDKYDYSRAKVPGPLTLEMEAKKLEKKRAQKAQRKQREQAQREERQRWEQEEGEKQRFAALSDREKRALAAERRLAEQKQDGGTTISNISRCWHCGESLLGRIPFHYLDFSFCSTACLQTHRRARAGHT
- the ANKZF1 gene encoding ankyrin repeat and zinc finger domain-containing protein 1 isoform X2; the protein is MAAPRSRSVFLAAQDAALLHGLSLVTRFAAAGHGQAAASPGEEKGGGVPEVPEVPEGMWCSACAQRFGSREEQIEHYRLDWHRFNLKQRLLGRRTLPMEVFEEKTTTGDISSISGSDSESSDASSESELQPPASSSPGTPQLPRSHKVLLRNASGQLISAYRCVLSTGKGGSEEPEELTASLQSLSTNTCWVVLMMGGGHFAGAVFRGPQVQEHKTFHRYTVRARRGTAQSLRDAQTPGSAPRSAGASLRRYNEAALLKDIQDLLTAWAHHLKEAQRIFLRAPRHNRALLFGGRNPLLSQGDPRICHIPLSTRRATLREVLRVHTALASLQVYGKDTPLEDIVGSPRKGWQKRQRTAETDPLQKDASAPEDEEEEEEESPAGELETVEVTLGTLDLREFEVMPKRNRKRRKKRNKKVENGPHAEETGCSDTQGGQPGPELVAELQEEAGAEALPWAGGDPQTQLRDTLFTACKTGDVGTLQHLLGVPENRGPLEDSKDGEDAQHLDLPRSLLNQPLDEHGFTLLHVAARAGKAEAVRLLLEAGADPALRDRQERTPYCVSADKPTRNTFRKFMVDHPDKYDYSRAKVPGPLTLEMEAKKLEKKRAQKAQRKQREQAQREERQRWEQEEGEKQRFAALSDREKRALAAERRLAEQKQDGGTTISNISRCWHCGESLLGRIPFHYLDFSFCSTACLQTHRRARAGHT